From the Euphorbia lathyris chromosome 6, ddEupLath1.1, whole genome shotgun sequence genome, one window contains:
- the LOC136234242 gene encoding ATP-dependent zinc metalloprotease FTSH 10, mitochondrial-like, whose protein sequence is MIFSKLSRSLPRCSPANVLRGTGVGGFGRSAISRHQGGAVSRGDEKLGVFRAYLASIGAHKEIPYLNYLLANPRLHRLFSSQAPKKKNYEKFYPKEKKEIPKGNKQKAESKEHSNTKDGGKCIYVIRFSNLIPYSIIAGLLLYLLSGLDVIEKEQISFQEFKNKLLEPGLVDRIVVSNKSVAKVYVRTSPQNQTTDDVVQSPVNGTPAQAQVGQYHYYFNIGSINSFEEKLEEAQEALGIKSHNYVPVTYESEKVWYQELLGFVAPTLLLLGVLMYMGRRMQGGFGVGDGGGGKGGRGIFNIGKAHITKVDKNAKNKVYFKDVAGCDEAKQEIMEFVHFLKNPKKYEDLGAKIPKGALLVGPPGTGKTLLAKATAGESGVPFLSISGSDFMEMFVGVGPSRVRNLFQEARECAPSIVFIDEIDAIGRARGRGGFSGSNDERESTLNQLLVEMDGFATTAGVVVLAGTNRPDILDKALLRPGRFDRQICIDKPDIKGREQIFKIYLKKLKLDHEPSFYSERLAALTPGFAGADIANVCNEAALIAARHEGTLITMDNFEAAIDRIIGGLEKKNKVISKQERETVAYHEAGHAVTGWFLEHAEPLLKVTIVPRGTAALGFAQYVPNENLLLTKEQLFDITCMTLGGRAAEQVLIGKISTGAQNDLEKVTKMTYAQVAVYGFSEKVGLLSFPQREDGGLEMSKPYSSKTAALIDSEVREWVGKAYEKTVQVIEEHREQVAEVAQLLLEKEVLHQHDLIRVLGERPFKSEEVSNYDIFKEGFKEEDKVSEISESSSEDDDTSSISVVPA, encoded by the exons AATGTACTTCGTGGCACCGGTGTTGGCGGTTTTGGGAGATCGGCGATATCCAGACACCAAGGTGGAGCAGTTTCAAGGGGGGATGAAAAATTAGGGGTTTTTAGGGCGTACTTGGCTTCAATCGGAGCTCACAAGGAGATACCTTACTTGAATTATCTACTTGCGAACCCTAGACTTCATCGTTTGTTCTCCAGCCAAGCTCCGAAGAAGAAGA ATTATGAAAAATTTTATCCGAAGGAGAAGAAGGAAATACCGAAAGGAAACAAGCAGAAAGCTGAATCTAAAG AACACTCAAACACGAAGGATGGAGGGAAGTGTATTTATGTGATTCGGTTTTCCAACTTAATTCCTTACTCTATAATAGCAGGGCTTTTGCTTTACTTGCTTTCTGGTTTGGATGTTATAGAGAAAGAG CAAATTAGTTTCCAAGAGTTCAAGAATAAGCTTCTGGAACCTGGTTTAGTTGACCGCATAGTTGTTTCCAACAAATCAGTTGCGAAAGTGTATGTAAGGACATCTCCTCAGAATCAAACAACTGATGATGTAGTGCAAAGTCCTGTTAATGGTACCCCTGCCCAAGCACAAGTGGGTCAATATCATTATTACTTCAACATTGGTAGTATCAACTCTTTTGAGGAGAAATTGGAGGAAGCCCAAGAAGCATTAGGAATCAAGTCTCATAACTATGTTCCTGTTACATATGAATCTGAGAAGGTTTGGTACCAAGAATTGTTGGGATTCGTTGCACCAACTCTCTTGCTTTTGGGAGTCCTCATGTACATGGGACGGAGAATGCAAGGTGGATTTGGTGTTGGTGATGGGGGAGGAGGAAAGGGTGGCCGTGGAATATTCAACATAGGGAAGGCCCACATAACGAAAGTGGATAAAAATGCTAAGAACAAG GTCTACTTCAAAGATGTTGCTGGCTGTGATGAAGCAAAGCAAGAAATCATGGAGTTTGTACACTTCCTTAAGAACCCCAAGAAGTATGAGGACCTGGGAGCTAAAATTCCGAAAGGTGCACTTTTGGTTGGTCCTCCTGGAACTGGAAAGACCCTTCTAGCGAAGGCAACTGCAGGGGAATCTGGTGTGCCTTTTCTTTCCATATCTGGTTCAGATTTCATGGAGATGTTTGTTGGAGTGGGACCATCTAGAGTGAGAAATTTGTTTCAGGAAGCAAGGGAGTGTGCTCCTAGCATTGTATTTATTGATGAGATTGATGCAATTGGCAGAGCTAGAGGACGTGGGGGCTTCTCAGGTTCCAATGATGAGCGGGAAAGTACCCTTAATCAGTTGCTGGTAGAAATGGATGGCTTTGCAACTACTGCTGGAGTTGTTGTGCTTGCTGGCACTAATAGGCCTGATATTTTAGACAAAGCTTTGTTAAGGCCAGGTCGATTTGATCGGCAAATTTGCATTGATAAGCCTGATATTAAAGGCCGTGAGCAAATCTTTAAGATCTACTTGAAAAAACTTAAACTTGATCATGAACCATCATTTTACTCTGAAAGACTTGCAGCCCTCACTCCTGGATTTGCTGGGGCTGATATTGCAAATGTTTGTAATGAAGCCGCTCTAATTGCTGCAAGGCATGAAGGAACGCTGATCACAATGGACAATTTTGAGGCAGCAATAGATAGAATAATTGGtggcttggagaagaagaacaag GTAATAAGCAAGCAGGAGCGTGAGACTGTTGCTTACCACGAAGCAGGACATGCTGTCACAGGCTGGTTTTTGGAACATGCAGAACCGCTTCTGAAAGTGACAATTGTTCCACGTGGTACTGCTGCACTAGGATTTGCGCAGTATGTTCCAAATGAAAACCTTCTCTTGACAAAGGAGCAACTTTTTGATATAACGTGTATGACTCTTGGTGGCCGAGCAGCTGAACAG GTTTTGATTGGAAAGATATCAACGGGAGCTCAAAATGACTTAGAAAAAGTGACTAAAATGACTTACGCCCAAGTAGCAGTATATGGGTTTAGTGAAAAGGTGGGTCTACTTTCTTTCCCTCAAAGGGAAGATGGAGGATTAGAGATGTCGAAGCCATACAGCAGCAAGACTGCGGCACTAATAGACAGTGAAGTGCGCGAGTGGGTGGGCAAGGCATATGAAAAGACGGTTCAAGTGATCGAAGAACACAGAGAACAAGTGGCTGAGGTTGCTCAACTGTTGCTAGAGAAGGAAGTTCTACACCAACATGATCTGATTAGGGTTTTGGGCGAGCGGCCATTTAAATCAGAGGAGGTTTCAAACTATGACATATTTAAGgaaggtttcaaagaggaagacAAGGTTTCAGAAATTTCAGAGAGCAGTAGTGAGGATGATGATACTTCATCCATAAGTGTTGTCCCTGCCTAA